From the Lathyrus oleraceus cultivar Zhongwan6 chromosome 4, CAAS_Psat_ZW6_1.0, whole genome shotgun sequence genome, one window contains:
- the LOC127136921 gene encoding uncharacterized protein LOC127136921 codes for MAAQSSQFQEETRSNLRNTGASIKNLEVQMSQIAQQLAGSQTPGALPSATVTNPREHNNVSVVTTRSGKSKEVSEKDDDQEDQLLEVELEIKENEVVSEEVVVPKLMVKEKVSESKPVVKLPFPTRNKKKEQHEKNFEKFLEMFKKLEINIPFLEALEQMPSYAKFMKDIISKKRSTDTDPIVLTETCSAILQGMKIPVKKKDRGSITIPCTIGDRSFKKAPMDLGASVSLMPLSIYKRLRIGKVQDTRMTLQFADHSMKRPYGVAEDVLVKIDKFVFPVDFVILEMSEDEEIPLILGRPFLETGRCLIDIEEGTMTLKVYDEELKIGVRNTMRYKDDVATSQHIEVIDQMVLQENPLGEPQLPLERVLSLSISEDTQEADEKEREVLTMMATQPPFKGSRSLRWENLREPQFEEKKDETKKVVELKQLPENLKYVFLDSERRCPTIISSNIEVSQEDKLVKVLKKHKSAMGWAVEDLKGISPAVCMHKILMEDGQKPVVQPQRLNPAMKEVVRKEVVKLLDVGLIYPIFDSSWMSHVHVVPKKGGTTVIKNEKNELLPTRTATGWRVCIDYRRLNLATRKDHFPLSFIDQMLERLAGDEYYCFLDGYSGYNQIGVAPED; via the coding sequence ATGGCGGCTCAAAGTTCACAATTTCAAGAGGAGACTAGAAGTAATCTGAGAAACACTGGTGCTTCAATAAAAAATCTAGAAGTGCAAATGAGTCAGATTGCTCAACAACTCGCGGGTTCCCAAACACCAGGTGCATTACCGAGTGCTACAGTTACAAATCCAcgagagcataataatgtgagtgttGTAACCACAAGAAGTGGTAAATCGAAAGAAGTCTCCGAGAAAGATGATGACCAAGAAGAccaattgcttgaagttgagttggaaataaaagaaaatgaggttgtGAGTGAAGAAGTGGTAGTGCCTAAACTGATGGTTAAAGAAAAAGTTAGTGAATCAAAGCCGGTTGTCAAACTCCCTTTCCccacaagaaataagaagaaagagCAACATGAGAAGAACTTCGAGAAATTCTTGGAGATGTTCAAAAAGCTTGAGATTAACATTCCATTCTTGGAGGCACTCGAACAAATGCCCTCTTATGCCAAATTTATGAAGGATATTATTTCAAAAAAGAGGAGCACCGACACTGACCCTATTGTACTAACCGAAACTTGTAGTGCaattttgcagggtatgaagattccggtgaagaagaaagatcgagGCTCGATAACTATTCCTTGCACCATTGGGGATAGATCTTTCAAAAAGGCCCCCATGGACTTGGGGGCTAGTGTGAGTCTCATGccgttatccatttacaagaggTTGAGGATTGGAAAAgtgcaagataccagaatgacacttcaatttgctgaccactctaTGAAGAGACCGTATGGAGTGGCGGAAGATGTTcttgtgaagattgataagtttgtaTTTCCGGTGGACTTTGTCATCTTAGAAATGtcggaagatgaagagataccaCTCATCCTTGGTAGACCATTTTTGGAGACCGGAAGATGTTTGATAGATATAGAAGAGGGAACCATGACTCTAAAAGTTTACGATGAAGAGTTGAAAATTGGTGTGCGTAACACCATGAGATACAAAGATGACGTGGCGACCAGTCAACACATAGAGGTGATTGATCAAATGGTTCTGCAAGAAAATCCTTTAGGTGAACCACAATTGCCCTTGGAGAGAGTTCTAAGTCTATCAATTTCTGAAGACACTCAAGAAGCTGATGAAAAGGAGAGGGAAGTGTTAACTATGATGGCAACACAACCACCCTTTAAGGGATCCCGATCACTCCGATGGGAAAACTTAAGGGAACCCCAGTTTGAGGAAAAGAAAGATGAGACCAAGAAAGTGGTTGAGCTGAAACAATTGCCTGAAAATCTCAAGTATGTTTTTCTAGATTCTGAAAGGAGATGCCCGACTATTATAAGCTCTAATATAGAAGTTTCCCAAGAAGACAAGCTCGTCAAGGTTCTAAAGAAGCACAAAAGTGCAATGGGATGGGCGGTAGAAGACTTGAAGGGGATTAGCCCTGCGGTATgtatgcataaaattctcatggaggaTGGTCAAAAACCAGTGGTGCAACCCCAAAGACTAAATCCCGCAATGAAGGAAGTAGTTAggaaagaggttgttaaactATTAGATGTTGGGTTAATTTATCCCATATTCGATAGCTCTTGGATGAGTCATGTTCATGTGGTTCCAAAGAAAGGAGGAACTACCGtgataaagaatgaaaaaaatgagttGCTCCCTACAAGGACGGCCACGGGGTGGCGTGTTTGCATCGATTACAGAAGGTTGAATTTGGCGACAAGAAAG